From one Pirellulales bacterium genomic stretch:
- a CDS encoding diphosphate--fructose-6-phosphate 1-phosphotransferase, producing MNRAKNLVVAQSGGPSPVINNSLRGIVETARELTEIGTVYGARHGIEGVLKEELLDLSAQPAEEIALLRCTPAAGSIGTCRYKLKPDQTEDFERVIEVFRAHDVGYFLYIGGNDSMDTAHQMAALARQRGLELVAVGVPKTIDNDVGDSQFKLIDHTPGYGSVAKYWMHMVQNANEENAGSSPADPVLVLQAMGRRIGFIPAAARLADPEREMPLQIYLAESPCSLEQLADQVNDELRRSGRAIVVISEGFDLGSVGEVRDSFGHVAFSSSQTTVCQIVVNHLNRVGLACKGAARGNVSGTDQRHAMALASTVDLEEAYRSGQTAALLAARGESGFMATILREAGPVYGVRYDRVPLEQVAASERSFPARWIAPGGFDVADEFVRYARPLVGEDMVSLPLLGGRQRLARMQPIFARQMLPKYVPQSDRG from the coding sequence ATGAATCGCGCTAAGAATCTTGTGGTGGCCCAGAGCGGGGGGCCCAGCCCGGTCATCAACAACAGCCTGCGAGGCATCGTCGAAACGGCACGCGAGCTGACCGAAATCGGCACTGTCTACGGCGCGCGGCATGGTATCGAAGGGGTGCTCAAGGAAGAGCTGCTGGATTTGTCGGCTCAGCCTGCCGAGGAAATTGCGCTGCTCCGCTGCACGCCCGCGGCCGGTTCGATCGGCACCTGCCGCTATAAGCTCAAGCCGGACCAGACCGAAGATTTCGAACGCGTGATCGAAGTATTTCGTGCTCACGACGTGGGCTATTTTCTCTACATCGGCGGCAACGACTCGATGGACACCGCCCATCAGATGGCGGCATTGGCCCGGCAGCGTGGGCTGGAATTGGTCGCGGTCGGAGTGCCGAAAACGATCGACAACGACGTCGGCGATAGCCAATTCAAGCTGATCGACCACACGCCCGGCTATGGTTCGGTGGCCAAGTATTGGATGCACATGGTGCAAAACGCCAACGAGGAAAACGCCGGCTCTTCGCCGGCCGATCCAGTGTTGGTGTTGCAGGCGATGGGGCGGCGAATCGGATTTATTCCGGCCGCGGCCCGGCTTGCCGATCCCGAGCGGGAAATGCCGTTGCAGATCTATCTCGCCGAGTCGCCCTGTTCGCTCGAGCAATTGGCCGACCAGGTGAACGACGAGTTGCGGCGCTCCGGCCGGGCGATCGTGGTGATCAGCGAGGGATTCGATCTCGGCAGCGTCGGCGAGGTGCGCGATTCGTTTGGGCATGTTGCGTTCAGCTCCAGTCAAACGACGGTCTGCCAGATCGTGGTCAATCATCTGAATCGCGTCGGCCTGGCGTGCAAAGGAGCGGCGCGGGGCAATGTTTCGGGAACCGATCAACGGCACGCGATGGCCCTGGCCTCGACGGTGGATTTGGAAGAGGCCTATCGGAGCGGGCAAACGGCTGCACTTTTGGCGGCTCGCGGCGAAAGCGGCTTCATGGCAACGATTCTGCGGGAAGCGGGCCCGGTCTACGGCGTGCGCTACGATCGCGTGCCGCTGGAGCAAGTGGCGGCTAGCGAGCGAAGTTTTCCCGCGCGGTGGATCGCGCCCGGCGGCTTTGACGTTGCGGATGAATTTGTTCGCTATGCTCGGCCGCTGGTGGGCGAGGATATGGTCAGCCTTCCGCTTCTAGGGGGCCGGCAGCGTTTGGCCCGGATGCAGCCGATCTTCGCCCGACAGATGCTGCCAAAATACGTCCCGCAGTCGGATCGAGGTTAA
- a CDS encoding glutamine synthetase III, which produces MSGSTARMQAIAAVTNYKPISTPMNFSETPSGELYGANVFGLAEMAKRLPKPVFKSLKRTIERGEKLDSSAADIVAEAMKSWAIEKGATHYAHVFFPLTGLTAEKHDCFLSPDGHGGAIPEFSGKALIQGEPDASSFPSGGIRATFEARGYTAWDVTSPAYILENPNGTTLCIPTAFVSWTGEALDKKTPVLRSMQALNIQAQRILKLFGHTDGAMVSSTAGPEQEYFLIDRNFFFARPDLLTAGRTLFGAKPPKGQEFEDHYFGAIPERVLAFMLEAERELFKLGIPIKTRHNEVAPAQYEIAPVFETSNLATDHQQLVGITLRRVAEKYGMSCLLHEKPFAGVNGSGKHVNFSLGSATQGNLLDPGDTPHANMQFLVFCAAVIRAVHKFSPLLRAVVAHAGNDHRLGANEAPPAIISIFLGEQLTDIFEQIKAGGATSSKGKGMMTIGADILPPLPKDAGDRNRTSPFAFTGNRFEFRAVGSSQSIAGPLVAMNTIVAESLDYIATELEKATGGNPGKLPGAVQTLLKDIIEKHGAVVYNGDGYSEAWHQEAEKRGLPNMKTTVDALPVLGSPEVIALFEKYKVLNKREVTSRMDIYFEQYCKTVNVESKLVVEMSKTLIFPAAIRYQSELATTCAHLKAVGYSFDTDTLDKVTSLVKELQDATVALEKTMEHHGGHGVVEEAKHYCHEVLPAMAAVRKVADELEGIVADDLWPLPTYQEMLFIK; this is translated from the coding sequence ATGAGCGGTAGCACAGCACGAATGCAAGCGATTGCGGCGGTCACCAATTACAAGCCCATTTCGACGCCGATGAATTTCTCCGAAACTCCGTCGGGCGAACTCTATGGGGCGAATGTCTTCGGCTTGGCCGAGATGGCCAAGCGGCTTCCGAAGCCGGTGTTCAAGTCGTTGAAGCGCACGATCGAGCGCGGCGAAAAGCTCGATAGCAGCGCGGCCGACATCGTGGCCGAAGCGATGAAATCGTGGGCCATTGAAAAGGGCGCCACGCACTATGCCCACGTCTTCTTCCCGCTCACCGGTCTGACCGCCGAAAAGCACGATTGCTTCCTGTCGCCCGACGGCCATGGCGGAGCCATTCCCGAGTTTTCGGGAAAGGCCCTGATCCAGGGCGAGCCGGATGCTTCGAGCTTTCCCTCGGGCGGCATCCGGGCCACGTTCGAGGCCCGCGGTTATACGGCCTGGGATGTCACCAGCCCGGCCTATATCCTCGAAAACCCCAACGGCACGACGCTGTGCATTCCGACCGCGTTCGTTTCTTGGACGGGCGAAGCGCTCGACAAGAAAACGCCCGTGCTCCGTTCGATGCAGGCCCTGAACATCCAGGCGCAGCGGATTCTCAAACTATTCGGCCACACCGACGGCGCGATGGTTTCGTCGACGGCCGGCCCGGAGCAAGAATACTTCTTGATCGACCGGAATTTCTTCTTTGCTCGGCCCGACCTGTTGACCGCCGGCCGGACGCTGTTCGGCGCCAAGCCGCCGAAGGGGCAAGAGTTCGAAGATCATTATTTCGGCGCGATCCCGGAACGTGTTCTGGCGTTCATGCTCGAAGCCGAGCGTGAGTTGTTCAAGCTCGGAATTCCGATCAAGACGCGGCACAACGAAGTGGCCCCGGCGCAGTATGAGATCGCTCCGGTGTTTGAAACTTCGAACCTCGCCACCGACCATCAGCAGCTCGTGGGCATCACGCTCCGCCGCGTGGCCGAGAAGTATGGCATGTCTTGCCTGTTGCATGAAAAGCCGTTTGCCGGCGTCAACGGGTCCGGCAAGCACGTCAACTTTTCGCTCGGCAGCGCGACGCAAGGCAACTTGCTCGACCCGGGCGACACGCCCCACGCAAACATGCAGTTCCTCGTGTTCTGCGCGGCAGTGATTCGTGCCGTGCACAAGTTTTCGCCGCTATTGCGGGCGGTCGTGGCCCATGCCGGAAACGATCATCGCTTGGGAGCCAACGAAGCGCCCCCGGCGATCATTTCGATCTTCCTCGGCGAGCAGTTGACCGACATCTTCGAGCAGATCAAGGCGGGCGGCGCCACTTCGTCCAAGGGCAAGGGAATGATGACGATCGGCGCCGATATTCTCCCGCCGTTGCCGAAAGACGCGGGCGACAGAAACCGCACGAGTCCCTTTGCCTTCACCGGCAATCGGTTTGAATTCCGCGCCGTGGGATCGAGTCAATCGATCGCCGGGCCGCTCGTGGCAATGAACACAATCGTGGCCGAGTCGCTCGACTACATCGCCACCGAGCTGGAAAAGGCCACCGGCGGCAATCCCGGAAAGCTGCCGGGCGCCGTGCAAACGCTGCTCAAAGACATCATCGAGAAGCATGGCGCGGTGGTCTACAACGGTGACGGCTATTCGGAAGCCTGGCACCAGGAAGCCGAGAAGCGCGGTTTGCCGAACATGAAGACCACCGTCGATGCCTTGCCCGTGCTCGGCAGCCCGGAAGTCATCGCGCTATTCGAGAAATACAAAGTGCTCAACAAGCGCGAAGTCACCAGCCGAATGGACATCTACTTCGAGCAGTATTGCAAGACAGTGAACGTCGAAAGCAAGCTGGTCGTCGAAATGTCCAAAACGCTCATCTTTCCGGCAGCGATTCGTTATCAAAGCGAATTGGCCACGACTTGTGCCCATTTGAAGGCCGTCGGCTATTCGTTCGACACCGACACGCTCGACAAGGTGACCTCGCTGGTCAAGGAGCTTCAAGACGCCACTGTCGCGCTGGAAAAGACAATGGAGCACCACGGCGGGCATGGGGTTGTCGAGGAAGCCAAGCACTATTGCCACGAGGTGTTGCCGGCGATGGCCGCGGTCCGCAAAGTGGCCGATGAATTGGAAGGCATCGTGGCCGACGACTTGTGGCCGTTGCCGACCTACCAGGAAATGCTGTTCATCAAATAA
- a CDS encoding GNAT family N-acetyltransferase: MSYTASLYQAISEVPSHEWDSLCADPVDPFMDRRLLAAVEQSMSADGKFFYVLMRDADGRPMAAAALCVFRVDGAVLAGPTLKRWAEAIRRWWPGYARLKVLFCGLPVSAGQKHLRLHPEADAALAIAALDDTMRRLARQERVWFIVAKEFERSDLAQLESLKQHGYVLADSLPMNHFAPRFSSLDEYCRALRSHYRYKIKKSLRKFDAAGLQLETLVDPQGILTLYTDDLHQLYNAVVDRAESKLEILPAEFFRQLARQLPGEVSLSVIRQNERIVAFGWGLTRGGAYRSLFIGVDYSLNAETDLYFNTMLRGIDVALQKGATDIFVGQAADDFKARIGCVQQPRFLYLKSPNRLLQAIFRRIARFVFPKPTPPQQHDLFKPEAIADAEVAANA, translated from the coding sequence ATGAGCTACACCGCCTCGCTGTATCAGGCCATCAGCGAAGTGCCATCGCACGAATGGGATTCGCTGTGCGCGGACCCGGTCGATCCATTCATGGATCGCCGGCTGCTTGCCGCGGTCGAGCAATCGATGTCGGCGGACGGAAAGTTTTTTTACGTTTTGATGCGCGATGCCGATGGCCGGCCGATGGCTGCCGCGGCACTGTGTGTCTTTCGCGTCGATGGGGCCGTTTTGGCCGGGCCGACGCTGAAGCGATGGGCCGAGGCCATACGACGATGGTGGCCCGGCTACGCACGGTTGAAAGTGCTCTTCTGCGGCTTGCCGGTATCGGCGGGGCAAAAACATCTGCGCCTTCATCCCGAAGCCGATGCTGCACTGGCGATTGCGGCGCTCGACGACACGATGCGCCGGCTGGCGCGGCAAGAGCGGGTTTGGTTTATCGTCGCCAAGGAATTCGAAAGATCGGACCTCGCGCAGCTCGAATCGCTCAAGCAGCACGGCTACGTGCTGGCCGACAGCCTGCCGATGAACCATTTCGCACCCCGTTTTTCGTCGCTCGACGAGTATTGCCGCGCGCTGCGCTCCCACTATCGCTATAAGATCAAGAAATCGCTGCGGAAATTCGACGCCGCCGGCCTTCAACTCGAAACGCTTGTCGATCCGCAAGGGATTCTGACGCTGTACACCGACGACCTGCACCAGCTCTACAATGCGGTGGTCGATCGCGCGGAAAGCAAGCTCGAAATCCTGCCGGCAGAGTTCTTCCGGCAACTGGCGCGGCAATTGCCCGGCGAGGTGTCGCTGAGCGTGATCCGCCAGAACGAGCGGATCGTGGCGTTTGGTTGGGGGCTGACGCGCGGCGGAGCGTATCGCAGCTTGTTCATCGGCGTCGATTATTCGCTGAACGCCGAGACCGATCTCTATTTCAACACGATGCTCCGCGGCATCGACGTGGCGCTGCAAAAGGGGGCGACCGATATTTTCGTCGGCCAGGCGGCCGACGATTTCAAAGCCCGCATCGGCTGCGTTCAACAGCCGAGATTTCTCTATCTGAAATCGCCGAATCGGCTGTTGCAGGCGATTTTCCGCCGCATCGCCCGCTTTGTCTTCCCGAAGCCGACCCCGCCGCAGCAGCACGATCTATTCAAACCCGAAGCAATTGCCGATGCCGAAGTCGCGGCGAATGCGTGA
- a CDS encoding GNAT family N-acetyltransferase: MSTSLLTIPAEPSAAREAYRLEIAEHVSELNAADWDSLRDVNCAGFMDRRFVGAVEASRPGGGKCWSLLVYAGARPVAAACLSLFPADAAIVAADWSKRLTERIRRVCPNYLRFNVLFCGLPVSANQGHLVFAADADRPQVVRLIDRQMRTLAKEHRAKILIFKEFDEKTFHDSAELSALGYLGVESTAVSTLDCNFANFDGWLAAMRSRYRKEIIRNQQKFQAAGFRIEVVEPGMAAERYTDEVHRLYEAVVNRSQMKLEVLPPEFFREIARRFSEEFLLMLAYDGERIIGFVSAILTPRSPSSLFLGVDYERNAEGFIYYNLFYAYLREILDAQTERIEFGANSEDFKARLGCRQRRNYMYVAATNWLRWPLRWFAKVLFPRVKLHEPKHIFNRAPAAAKHGTDA; encoded by the coding sequence ATGAGTACTTCTCTTCTCACGATTCCGGCGGAACCGAGCGCCGCGCGCGAGGCGTATCGGCTCGAAATCGCCGAGCATGTAAGCGAATTGAATGCGGCCGATTGGGATTCATTGCGCGATGTGAACTGTGCCGGATTCATGGACCGCCGATTCGTGGGCGCGGTGGAAGCGAGCCGGCCGGGGGGAGGGAAATGCTGGTCGCTTTTGGTCTACGCCGGCGCTCGGCCGGTCGCTGCCGCATGCCTGTCGTTGTTCCCAGCCGACGCGGCGATCGTCGCCGCGGATTGGTCGAAGCGGCTCACCGAACGGATCCGCCGCGTTTGTCCGAACTATTTGCGGTTCAACGTTCTATTTTGCGGTTTGCCCGTGTCGGCAAACCAAGGCCATCTTGTGTTTGCCGCCGACGCCGATCGGCCGCAAGTAGTGCGGCTGATCGACCGGCAAATGCGAACGCTCGCCAAAGAGCATCGCGCCAAGATCTTGATTTTCAAAGAATTCGATGAGAAAACTTTTCACGATTCGGCAGAGCTCTCCGCGCTCGGCTATCTCGGCGTCGAGAGCACCGCGGTCAGCACATTGGATTGCAACTTCGCCAACTTCGACGGCTGGTTGGCCGCGATGCGCAGCCGCTATCGAAAAGAAATTATTCGGAACCAGCAAAAATTCCAGGCGGCCGGTTTTCGCATTGAAGTCGTCGAACCCGGCATGGCCGCGGAGCGATACACCGATGAGGTCCATCGGCTTTATGAAGCGGTGGTCAATCGCTCGCAAATGAAGCTCGAAGTATTGCCGCCTGAGTTTTTTCGCGAGATCGCGCGGAGGTTTTCAGAAGAGTTTTTGTTGATGCTTGCGTATGACGGGGAACGGATTATTGGTTTCGTTTCCGCGATTCTCACGCCGCGTTCCCCTTCGAGCTTGTTTCTCGGCGTCGACTACGAGCGAAATGCCGAGGGCTTCATCTATTACAATTTGTTCTACGCCTATCTTCGCGAAATTCTTGATGCCCAGACGGAGCGGATCGAGTTCGGCGCGAATTCCGAGGATTTCAAAGCCCGCCTTGGTTGCCGGCAGCGGCGGAACTATATGTACGTCGCCGCCACGAACTGGCTCCGCTGGCCGCTTCGCTGGTTCGCCAAGGTGCTCTTTCCCCGAGTGAAACTTCACGAACCGAAACATATCTTCAATCGTGCGCCCGCGGCGGCGAAGCATGGAACCGACGCATGA
- a CDS encoding heavy metal-binding domain-containing protein, with the protein MIVSGLSGNELYCLAKKGLAPGAILVGNSVYSLGALRGFTSGMRTLAGGEIQSLSELISDGRHAAIRRLEEEAQTAKASGATGVTSQLTRVGGMHEFLAVGSTVHGVDAKAPFFTTACSGQDLYCQIDAGYSPRHFVIGNVAFAMGVGRGLTGALRAMAGGEVKEYSDMYNHTRHLALQRLEAEAASRGANAVVDVTTRIMSFGSGVKEMLMVGTASHNPALGAAPIPATSELTGEELWNLTQLGYAPVRLLLGSSVYSLGFSGGIKAFFSSLSRGEVTSMTRLVYEARENCLAHIHREAAELNIEAVIGVKIFINELSSGLVEVLAIGTGMRKHNGVATQSEALLPQAIIRDRDTFFDETVGATAQLARTESRGAT; encoded by the coding sequence ATGATCGTCAGTGGATTATCCGGCAATGAATTGTATTGCTTGGCAAAAAAAGGGCTTGCGCCCGGCGCCATCCTCGTCGGCAACAGCGTTTATTCGCTCGGCGCCCTGCGCGGCTTTACCAGCGGCATGCGCACGCTCGCCGGCGGCGAAATTCAATCGCTGTCGGAATTGATCTCCGATGGCCGCCATGCCGCGATTCGCCGCCTGGAAGAAGAAGCTCAAACCGCGAAAGCAAGCGGCGCCACGGGCGTCACTTCGCAACTGACGCGAGTCGGCGGCATGCATGAGTTTCTCGCCGTCGGCTCGACGGTGCACGGCGTCGATGCAAAAGCTCCGTTTTTCACGACCGCTTGTTCCGGGCAGGATTTGTATTGCCAGATCGACGCCGGATATTCGCCGCGGCATTTCGTGATCGGCAATGTGGCCTTCGCGATGGGAGTCGGCCGCGGACTGACCGGGGCGCTGCGGGCCATGGCCGGCGGCGAAGTGAAAGAATATTCCGACATGTACAATCACACCCGGCATCTCGCTCTGCAACGCTTGGAGGCCGAAGCCGCCAGCCGCGGAGCGAACGCCGTCGTCGATGTGACGACGCGGATCATGTCGTTCGGCTCCGGCGTGAAGGAGATGTTGATGGTCGGCACCGCGTCGCACAATCCAGCGCTCGGCGCGGCGCCCATCCCCGCCACTTCGGAACTCACCGGCGAAGAGCTGTGGAACCTCACGCAACTCGGCTATGCGCCGGTGCGGCTATTGCTCGGCTCGTCCGTCTATTCCCTCGGTTTCTCGGGCGGAATCAAGGCCTTTTTCAGTTCGCTGTCGCGCGGCGAGGTGACGTCGATGACCCGGCTGGTATACGAGGCCCGCGAAAATTGCCTTGCCCATATCCATCGCGAAGCGGCCGAACTGAACATCGAAGCCGTGATCGGCGTGAAGATTTTCATCAACGAATTGAGCAGCGGGCTAGTGGAGGTGTTGGCAATCGGCACCGGAATGCGCAAGCACAACGGCGTGGCCACGCAAAGCGAAGCGCTCTTGCCCCAGGCCATCATTCGCGACCGCGACACTTTCTTCGACGAAACCGTTGGTGCGACAGCCCAACTCGCGCGCACCGAATCGAGGGGCGCGACATAG
- the queG gene encoding tRNA epoxyqueuosine(34) reductase QueG, translating into MNADDPSLLSAELKSEAQRLGFALAGACPAIAPPGSERFADWLAAGYAGEMHYLVDRAAAYENPRSVLDGVRSVLMLAMVYRTSEPVSPDAGAARVSRYAWGADYHELIRDRLDSLGDFLRARCPAAKVRGVVDTAPLLESEFARMAGLGWIGKNTLLLNKQIGSWFFLAALLTDLELQYDSPHSADHCGTCRACLDACPTGAFVAPFVLDARRCLSYLTIELRGPIPAELRPGIGDWLFGCDVCQEVCPWNQHETRTRESSGEPAFQPIEGMNPVRLAELFELDDESFRRRFRHTPLWRAKRRGLLRNAAIVLGNRPHAPAIAALVRGLNDGEPLVRGACAWALRQYPEPAAAEAIARRLPIETDADVLAELGGDRKITSSLHPLPVRERAG; encoded by the coding sequence ATGAATGCCGACGATCCGAGTCTGCTCAGCGCCGAATTGAAGAGCGAAGCCCAGCGGTTGGGATTCGCACTGGCTGGCGCTTGCCCGGCGATTGCACCGCCGGGCAGCGAACGGTTTGCCGATTGGCTTGCTGCCGGATATGCCGGCGAGATGCACTATCTGGTCGATCGTGCGGCCGCGTATGAAAATCCCCGCTCGGTTCTCGACGGCGTGCGGAGCGTGCTCATGCTGGCGATGGTCTATCGCACGTCGGAGCCGGTTTCGCCCGACGCCGGCGCAGCCCGTGTCTCGCGCTACGCTTGGGGGGCCGACTACCACGAATTGATCCGCGATCGGCTCGATTCGCTCGGGGATTTTCTGCGTGCCCGATGCCCGGCGGCAAAAGTGCGCGGAGTGGTCGACACGGCGCCGCTCTTGGAAAGCGAATTCGCTCGAATGGCGGGCCTCGGCTGGATCGGCAAAAACACGTTGCTGCTCAACAAACAGATCGGAAGCTGGTTTTTTCTCGCCGCCCTGCTAACCGACCTGGAATTGCAGTACGATAGCCCACACTCGGCCGACCATTGTGGCACATGCCGGGCTTGCCTCGACGCATGTCCAACCGGCGCGTTTGTCGCACCGTTTGTGCTCGATGCGCGGCGCTGCCTAAGCTATCTGACGATCGAGTTGCGCGGTCCGATCCCGGCGGAGTTGCGACCCGGAATCGGCGATTGGCTGTTCGGTTGCGACGTGTGTCAGGAAGTATGCCCCTGGAACCAACATGAGACGCGGACAAGGGAGTCGTCGGGCGAACCGGCGTTTCAACCGATCGAGGGAATGAATCCGGTTCGGTTGGCCGAGCTGTTCGAGTTGGACGACGAGTCGTTTCGGCGCCGCTTTCGCCATACACCGCTGTGGCGAGCCAAACGCCGCGGCTTGTTGCGCAACGCGGCAATCGTGTTGGGCAATCGGCCGCATGCGCCGGCGATCGCGGCGCTCGTGCGCGGGTTGAACGATGGGGAGCCGCTGGTGCGCGGCGCTTGCGCGTGGGCGCTGCGGCAATATCCGGAACCGGCGGCGGCCGAGGCGATCGCCCGGCGATTGCCGATCGAGACCGACGCGGATGTGCTTGCGGAGCTTGGGGGCGACCGAAAAATAACTTCTTCCTTGCACCCTCTCCCCGTGCGGGAGAGGGCAGGGTGA
- a CDS encoding class I SAM-dependent methyltransferase: MQFLVERDVKDRAAGLPIEQRLRQITPETGQFLAILLASAPAGRVLEIGTSGGYSTLWLSLAGAAAGRRITTFELLPGKQQLARETFRAAGVESLVELAPGDAREHLPQYQDIAFCFLDAEKEVYRDCYEAVVPRMVPGGLLVADNAISHADELAEMLERATSDNRVDALIVPIGRGELVCRKI, from the coding sequence ATGCAGTTTCTCGTCGAGCGCGATGTCAAGGATCGCGCGGCCGGGCTGCCGATCGAGCAGCGGCTGCGGCAGATCACGCCGGAAACCGGCCAGTTCTTGGCGATTCTGCTTGCCTCCGCTCCGGCGGGCCGCGTGCTCGAAATCGGCACCAGCGGCGGGTATTCGACCTTGTGGCTCTCGCTGGCCGGCGCCGCGGCTGGCCGACGGATCACGACCTTCGAACTGTTGCCGGGGAAGCAGCAACTGGCGCGAGAAACGTTCCGCGCGGCCGGAGTCGAATCGCTCGTCGAACTGGCGCCAGGCGATGCCCGCGAGCATTTGCCGCAGTATCAAGACATCGCGTTCTGCTTTTTGGATGCGGAGAAGGAAGTCTATCGCGATTGCTACGAGGCGGTCGTGCCGCGAATGGTGCCCGGCGGTTTGCTGGTGGCCGACAATGCGATCAGCCACGCCGACGAACTCGCCGAAATGCTCGAGCGTGCGACGAGCGACAATCGCGTCGACGCCTTGATCGTGCCGATCGGCCGCGGCGAACTCGTGTGCCGCAAGATTTGA
- a CDS encoding MFS transporter — protein MPKDPTAATPSTAGAAAPSANRVPTREAVFALVAGFLGWTLDAFDFFLVVMSLRAIAKDFQVPEADISASLMLTLMFRPVGALIFGLLADRYGRRIPMMANLLFYSAVEVATGFAPNLTTFLILRALFGIGMGGEWGVGASLVMEKVSPRWRGLLSGFLQEGYAFGYLLAAATAFFMREPLGWRPMFFIGGVPALLAVFIRFFVRESEVWQKSKAESWSQLGRGLASHWKLWVYLTALMAMMNFSSHGTQDMYPAFLERFHGLEPKVVAQVVMVAMLGAILGGIGFGLASDRFGRRRMMIVALLGALAAAPLWALSSELNWIIAGAFLMQFMVQGAWGIIPAHINELAPDRVRGFLPGFSYQCGNLIAASIAWAQATLARHYPYSHVMFVSAAAIFCGAIAVTAIGRERRGVVFAQTDRVGPSP, from the coding sequence CGTGTGCCCACGCGGGAAGCCGTATTTGCCCTGGTGGCCGGGTTTCTTGGCTGGACGCTCGATGCGTTCGATTTCTTCCTGGTCGTGATGTCGCTGCGAGCCATCGCGAAGGATTTCCAGGTTCCCGAGGCCGACATCTCCGCGTCGCTGATGCTGACGCTCATGTTTCGGCCCGTCGGGGCGCTGATCTTCGGATTGCTGGCCGATCGCTACGGGCGGCGGATCCCGATGATGGCCAATTTGCTGTTTTACTCGGCCGTGGAAGTGGCGACCGGTTTCGCGCCGAATCTGACAACGTTTCTCATCCTGCGAGCGCTGTTCGGCATCGGGATGGGGGGCGAATGGGGCGTCGGGGCCTCGCTGGTGATGGAAAAGGTGTCGCCGCGCTGGCGCGGCCTGCTTAGCGGATTCCTCCAGGAGGGATATGCCTTCGGATATCTGCTGGCGGCGGCAACGGCGTTTTTCATGCGCGAGCCGCTGGGATGGCGACCGATGTTTTTCATCGGCGGAGTGCCGGCCCTGTTGGCGGTCTTCATCCGCTTCTTCGTCCGCGAATCGGAAGTGTGGCAGAAGAGCAAGGCGGAAAGCTGGTCGCAACTCGGCCGCGGCTTGGCGTCGCATTGGAAGCTGTGGGTCTACCTGACCGCCTTGATGGCGATGATGAATTTTTCATCGCACGGCACGCAAGACATGTATCCGGCGTTTCTGGAACGCTTCCACGGGCTCGAGCCGAAGGTGGTGGCGCAAGTGGTGATGGTCGCGATGCTCGGGGCGATTCTCGGCGGCATCGGCTTCGGCCTGGCATCCGACCGGTTCGGCAGGCGGCGGATGATGATCGTCGCTCTGCTGGGCGCGCTCGCCGCGGCTCCGCTTTGGGCGCTGTCGTCGGAATTGAATTGGATCATCGCCGGAGCGTTTCTGATGCAATTCATGGTGCAAGGGGCATGGGGAATTATCCCGGCCCACATCAACGAACTCGCGCCCGACCGAGTGCGCGGATTCTTGCCCGGGTTTTCCTACCAATGCGGCAACCTGATCGCCGCCTCGATCGCTTGGGCCCAGGCGACGCTGGCGCGGCACTACCCGTATTCACATGTCATGTTCGTAAGTGCCGCGGCAATCTTCTGCGGAGCGATCGCCGTGACGGCCATTGGCCGAGAGCGCCGCGGCGTCGTCTTTGCGCAGACCGACCGCGTAGGCCCGAGCCCATAG